In Meiothermus sp. Pnk-1, the following are encoded in one genomic region:
- a CDS encoding acyl-CoA carboxylase subunit beta: protein MADNTRAWMEELIAEMEERRRRIESGGGPERIKKQHEAGKMTARERIHYLLDEGSFVELQPFAEHPESELMDGIQAPADGVITGYGKIRGRTVFVFSQDFTVLGGSLGKTHGKKIAYLMDMAAKVGAPIIGLNDSAGARIQEGVDSLSGYGEVFYRNSIYSGVVPQISAILGPCAGGAVYSPAITDFVLMSKGSSYMFITGPEVIKAVTREEVTFEQLGGSEVHTVKSGVAHLEREGDQAVLEAIKQLLSYLPQNAKEKPPIVATNDPINRNTPEILDLVHPDPKRPYSMHRIIEILVDGGEFFELHPNFAKNIIVGFARLGGMSVGIIANNPRFMAGALDINASDKAARFIRTCDCFNIPILTLVDVTGFLPGVAQEHQGIIRHGAKMLYAYAEATVPKITLITRKAYGGAYLAMNSKDMGADVVLAWPTGAVAVMGAEGAANIIYRKEIQSSSDPDATRQAKIAEYRKAFDNPYVAAARGYIDDVIDPARTREILIRHLEMLWSKEEGRPWKKHGNIPL, encoded by the coding sequence ATGGCAGACAATACCCGAGCTTGGATGGAAGAACTCATCGCCGAGATGGAAGAGCGCCGCCGGCGCATAGAGTCCGGGGGCGGACCGGAGCGGATCAAAAAGCAGCACGAAGCGGGGAAGATGACCGCCCGGGAGCGCATTCACTATTTGCTCGACGAGGGAAGCTTTGTAGAACTCCAACCGTTCGCTGAACACCCTGAGTCCGAGCTAATGGACGGAATACAGGCTCCCGCAGACGGGGTAATTACTGGGTATGGCAAGATAAGAGGCCGCACGGTCTTCGTTTTTAGCCAAGACTTTACCGTCCTGGGAGGCTCCTTGGGTAAGACCCACGGCAAGAAGATCGCTTACCTGATGGATATGGCGGCCAAGGTGGGGGCCCCCATCATAGGTCTTAACGATTCAGCGGGGGCGCGCATCCAGGAGGGGGTGGACAGCCTTTCCGGTTATGGCGAGGTGTTTTACCGCAACTCGATCTACTCCGGCGTGGTGCCGCAGATCTCCGCCATCTTAGGCCCTTGCGCCGGCGGCGCGGTGTACAGTCCGGCCATTACCGATTTTGTGCTGATGAGCAAGGGGAGCTCTTACATGTTTATCACCGGGCCGGAGGTCATCAAGGCGGTGACCCGGGAGGAGGTAACCTTTGAGCAGCTAGGTGGTTCGGAAGTGCATACGGTCAAGAGCGGGGTAGCCCACCTCGAGCGCGAGGGTGACCAGGCGGTGCTCGAGGCCATCAAGCAACTCCTCTCCTACCTTCCGCAAAACGCTAAGGAGAAACCGCCCATCGTTGCCACCAATGACCCTATAAACCGCAATACCCCGGAGATCTTGGATCTCGTCCACCCCGATCCCAAGCGCCCCTACAGTATGCACCGGATCATTGAGATCCTGGTGGATGGCGGGGAGTTTTTCGAACTCCATCCCAACTTTGCCAAGAACATCATCGTGGGTTTTGCCCGGCTGGGCGGGATGTCGGTGGGGATCATCGCCAACAACCCGCGCTTCATGGCGGGGGCCCTAGATATCAACGCCTCCGACAAAGCCGCTCGCTTTATCCGCACCTGCGATTGCTTCAACATTCCCATACTTACCTTGGTAGACGTGACCGGTTTTTTGCCGGGGGTCGCCCAGGAGCATCAGGGCATCATTCGCCATGGGGCCAAGATGCTTTATGCCTACGCCGAGGCCACGGTGCCCAAGATCACCCTGATTACCCGTAAAGCCTACGGTGGGGCTTATCTGGCCATGAACTCCAAGGATATGGGAGCTGATGTGGTGTTGGCTTGGCCTACCGGCGCGGTCGCGGTGATGGGTGCGGAAGGTGCGGCCAATATCATTTACCGTAAGGAGATCCAGTCCTCTTCGGATCCAGACGCTACCCGTCAGGCCAAGATCGCCGAGTACAGAAAGGCCTTCGATAACCCCTACGTGGCGGCGGCTAGGGGCTATATTGATGACGTGATCGACCCAGCCCGTACCCGGGAGATCTTAATCCGGCACCTCGAGATGCTGTGGAGCAAAGAGGAAGGGCGTCCTTGGAAAAAGCACGGGAACATCCCGCTGTGA
- the pruA gene encoding L-glutamate gamma-semialdehyde dehydrogenase translates to MTVEPYRPQPIETFQTPEKRQEMLRALAEVRQQFGRHYPLIIGGERVQTPATLPSTNPSNPSEVVGYAAQAGKAEADAALEAAWKAFKTWKDWPQEARSRTLLKAAQIMKRRQRELEAWMVYEIGKNWTEAAADVAEAIDFTTYYAQQALKYTAPPPLVAVPGEDNESFYMPLGAGVVIAPWNFPLAILTGMTLGPIAVGNTVVAKPAEDTPVIAAKLFEILEEAGLPAGVANFLPGHGSEVGAYLVSHPKTRFINFTGSLEVGLKINEEAAKLAPGQTWLKRVFLELGGKDAIIVDETADLEAAALGIVQSAYGFQGQKCSACSRLIVLEKIHDDLMEQVVERARRLVVGPAEENPDMGPVASAQQEQTVAKYIEIGKKEGQGVLGGHRLEGNGYFFEPTIFDEVSPQARIAQEEIFGPVLSVIRVPDFDAALAVANGTRFGLTGGVFSRSRERLERARHEFQVGNLYFNRKITGALVGVQPFGGFNLSGTNTKAGGPDYLMNFLHMKSVTERF, encoded by the coding sequence ATGACCGTAGAACCCTACCGCCCTCAACCCATCGAGACTTTCCAAACCCCCGAGAAGCGCCAGGAGATGCTCCGGGCCTTAGCCGAGGTGCGCCAGCAGTTTGGACGACACTATCCCCTCATCATCGGCGGAGAGCGGGTGCAGACCCCAGCGACCCTCCCCTCCACCAACCCCTCCAACCCCAGCGAGGTGGTAGGCTATGCTGCCCAAGCCGGGAAGGCCGAGGCCGACGCGGCTTTGGAGGCGGCCTGGAAAGCTTTCAAAACCTGGAAAGACTGGCCCCAGGAGGCCCGTAGCCGCACGCTGTTGAAAGCCGCGCAGATCATGAAACGGCGCCAGCGCGAGCTCGAGGCCTGGATGGTCTACGAGATCGGCAAGAACTGGACCGAAGCCGCGGCTGACGTGGCCGAGGCCATTGACTTCACCACCTACTACGCCCAGCAAGCCCTGAAATATACCGCCCCCCCTCCCCTCGTAGCGGTGCCCGGGGAGGACAACGAGAGCTTTTACATGCCGCTGGGGGCAGGGGTGGTGATCGCCCCCTGGAACTTCCCCTTGGCCATCCTCACCGGCATGACCCTAGGGCCCATCGCGGTGGGCAATACAGTCGTTGCCAAGCCCGCTGAAGACACCCCGGTGATCGCGGCCAAGCTCTTCGAGATCCTGGAGGAGGCCGGGCTGCCCGCCGGGGTGGCCAACTTTCTGCCGGGCCATGGCAGCGAGGTGGGGGCTTACCTGGTCAGCCACCCCAAAACCCGCTTCATCAACTTCACCGGGTCGCTCGAGGTCGGCCTCAAGATCAATGAAGAAGCCGCCAAGCTGGCGCCAGGGCAGACCTGGCTGAAGCGGGTCTTCCTCGAGCTGGGCGGCAAGGATGCCATCATCGTAGATGAAACCGCTGACCTCGAGGCCGCCGCCTTGGGCATTGTGCAAAGCGCCTATGGCTTCCAGGGGCAGAAGTGTTCGGCCTGTTCCCGCCTGATCGTGCTGGAAAAGATACACGACGACCTGATGGAGCAGGTGGTGGAGCGCGCCCGCAGGCTGGTAGTAGGTCCTGCCGAGGAAAACCCCGATATGGGGCCGGTGGCGAGTGCGCAGCAAGAACAGACCGTAGCCAAGTACATCGAGATCGGCAAGAAAGAAGGCCAAGGCGTTCTGGGGGGCCATCGCTTAGAGGGCAACGGCTACTTCTTCGAACCCACTATCTTCGATGAGGTATCCCCCCAGGCCCGCATCGCCCAGGAAGAGATTTTTGGCCCGGTGCTCTCGGTGATCCGGGTGCCCGACTTCGATGCGGCTTTGGCCGTAGCCAACGGGACCCGCTTTGGGCTCACCGGCGGGGTGTTCTCCCGTAGCCGCGAGCGGCTCGAGCGGGCCCGCCACGAGTTCCAGGTGGGCAACCTCTACTTCAACCGCAAGATCACCGGGGCCTTGGTGGGGGTGCAGCCCTTTGGCGGGTTTAACCTCTCGGGAACCAATACCAAAGCCGGAGGGCCCGACTACCTGATGAACTTCCTGCACATGAAGTCGGTCACCGAACGGTTCTAG
- a CDS encoding uracil-DNA glycosylase: protein MSLPALYADLLSCARCPRLVDWRERVGREKKRAYLGWEYWAKPVPGFGDPQAEILLFGLAPGAHGSNRTGRPFTGDASGDFLYPALYRAGLANQPLSRHRGDGLELRHVYITSAVRCAPPDNKPLPDELRNCSAWTRRELPLLPNVRVYLAIGRIGHEALLNYHALRKSAYPFVHGAEYSLPGGVILLDSYHVSRQNTNTGKLTAEMFDAVLLRAKRWAGL from the coding sequence ATGAGCCTCCCTGCCCTCTACGCCGACCTACTTTCCTGCGCCCGTTGTCCTCGGCTTGTTGACTGGCGCGAGCGGGTGGGGCGAGAGAAGAAAAGGGCCTACCTGGGGTGGGAATACTGGGCCAAGCCAGTGCCCGGTTTTGGCGACCCGCAGGCCGAAATATTGCTGTTTGGACTGGCCCCCGGAGCGCACGGCTCAAACCGTACGGGGCGGCCGTTTACCGGAGATGCTTCGGGGGATTTTCTCTACCCTGCGCTGTACCGGGCAGGGCTTGCCAACCAGCCCCTATCGAGGCACCGTGGGGATGGGCTCGAGCTTCGCCACGTCTATATCACTTCGGCGGTGCGGTGTGCCCCACCCGACAATAAGCCCTTGCCCGATGAACTCCGCAACTGTTCGGCTTGGACGAGGCGGGAATTGCCCCTGCTCCCCAACGTGCGGGTCTACCTGGCTATAGGGCGGATTGGGCACGAGGCCTTGTTGAACTATCATGCCCTGCGAAAGTCGGCTTATCCGTTTGTCCACGGGGCCGAGTACAGCTTGCCGGGGGGGGTCATCCTGCTCGATAGCTACCACGTCTCCAGGCAAAATACCAATACCGGAAAGCTCACCGCAGAGATGTTTGACGCGGTGTTGCTGCGGGCCAAGCGGTGGGCCGGACTGTGA
- a CDS encoding HD domain-containing protein — MQRRLLRLIKAFVPRLAHPDDAWALSRLSYAEAQLFLAMDVRDRDHAVKVARKLLERYPEAPDYAVRAALLHDFGKALRPYRAVERILAGLYAPKVAVRPLRGGIYGAWQVRRHHPVYAAEHIQDPQVAQIVKEHHRPQSLWAQRLHEVDEEY; from the coding sequence GTGCAACGCCGCCTGCTGCGCTTGATCAAAGCCTTTGTGCCCCGTCTAGCTCACCCCGACGATGCCTGGGCGCTGTCCAGGTTGAGCTACGCCGAAGCCCAGTTGTTTTTGGCGATGGACGTCAGGGACCGCGACCACGCGGTCAAGGTGGCACGGAAGCTGCTCGAGCGCTACCCCGAAGCCCCCGACTACGCAGTGCGGGCTGCCCTCTTACACGACTTCGGCAAGGCCCTGCGACCGTACCGGGCCGTAGAGCGCATCCTCGCCGGCCTATATGCCCCCAAGGTTGCGGTAAGGCCGTTACGGGGCGGAATCTATGGGGCTTGGCAGGTGCGCAGGCATCACCCCGTGTACGCTGCGGAGCATATCCAAGACCCCCAGGTGGCGCAGATCGTAAAGGAGCATCACCGTCCGCAAAGCCTATGGGCCCAGCGGCTACACGAGGTGGACGAGGAATATTGA